In Candidatus Fusobacterium pullicola, the sequence GCTGTCAAAGTTAATTTTCCAGCCTTATGTGTATGAACTACTAACTCTCTTACATATTCCATTGTTATTCCTGGAACTGTTCCTGGAGCAGGCATTAGAACAATATCAGCTCCTGCTATAATAAACTCATCAATATCTTTTTTAGTAATAATATTTTCTCCTGCTTCACTTAAAATTCCAGCTGCATGCATCTTTCCAGCTACTAAAACAACCTTATCTCCTATATTTTCCTTATATATCTTCAAAGTATCTACAATAGCCTTATTTGTTACACCTATTCCAGGATTTCCAGTCAAGACTATAAAATCTACTCCCATTTCCACAGCTTTTATTGCATTCTCTAATGTTGCCTTACGTCCTGATGAAAGTTGCCAAGTTTCATCTGTTGCCACACTACTCTCTACTCCAACTTCTAGCGGCTCTAAATTTATTCCAACTTTTCTTCCTGTTAATTTTTTTATCTCTCTAATTATTTCCGATTTTTCAACCTTTGGTAGCCCATTTACTTCTGGATTATTTACATCAAATACATTCAAAATTATCATATCAGCTCCCATAGCTGCAACAAATTCAGCATTGCTGATATCTCCCAACATAGGTTGAACTTTACCTATAGTCTCACAAACAATTAATCTTCCTTCACTCGCTGCTATTGCTTTTAAAAACTCCTCTTTACTCATCTTCTCTAGATCACTAGCTGTACAATCCAAATATCTTTTCATATTAAACCTCACTCCTTTGTGAACCTCTCTCACTTAAAATTACTTTGTAATTTTTGAAGTGGGAGCTTCTTCTTGGGAAGTAGTTGCTTTTGTTAGCCAACTATATTTACCAAGCTAACCCCGTAGTTCCTACGGTTCTTTTTAGTTTTAGACTGCTTGTT encodes:
- a CDS encoding haloacid dehalogenase-like hydrolase, with amino-acid sequence MKRYLDCTASDLEKMSKEEFLKAIAASEGRLIVCETIGKVQPMLGDISNAEFVAAMGADMIILNVFDVNNPEVNGLPKVEKSEIIREIKKLTGRKVGINLEPLEVGVESSVATDETWQLSSGRKATLENAIKAVEMGVDFIVLTGNPGIGVTNKAIVDTLKIYKENIGDKVVLVAGKMHAAGILSEAGENIITKKDIDEFIIAGADIVLMPAPGTVPGITMEYVRELVVHTHKAGKLTLTAIGTSQEGADTATIK